In Streptomyces sp. SID8374, one genomic interval encodes:
- a CDS encoding GAF domain-containing sensor histidine kinase, with translation MRLDELLEELQARINAARGTRDRVHSLLEAVVSVGRELDLSQVLRRIVEAGAQLVDAQYGALGVIGPDGRSLSQFLTSGMTREQRERIGPLPAGHGLLGELIRHPEPLRLSELGTHEASFGFPEHHPPMRTFLGVPIRVRDEVFGNLYLTDKRDGLDFDAEDESVITTLAVAAGVAIDNARLYESSQRQHRWLRAGAEVTNQLLSGDARQDVLELIARRAGEITGACLAEVSAPVPGTDDLVVELSVTLSGTDGGLQGLTLPADGTLAGAASAAGTHAVSTCLGKDPRFRTDPHVAAAPGPAVAVPLGAAGAAVLLLVREVGEPAFTEAELEPLLTFAGQAALALELAVRRRDAEHVALLEDRDRIARDLHDLAIQRLFATGMTLQSTARLIEHTGAAERVARAVDDLDETIKIIRSTIFGLRARDEGPASSLRARASRTVGDAVTSLGFPPRLSMEGLLDTDVPLDVAEHVVAALGELLSNAARHAHATRVEVSLKATADEVRLTVADNGRGIPEQSRRSGLDNLAERARQVGGALEVSTPDGGGSRLLWRAPLR, from the coding sequence ATGCGGCTGGACGAGCTGCTGGAGGAGTTGCAGGCCAGGATCAACGCGGCCAGGGGGACCCGGGACCGGGTGCACAGCCTGCTGGAGGCCGTCGTCTCCGTGGGCCGCGAACTCGATCTCTCCCAGGTGCTGCGGCGCATCGTCGAGGCCGGTGCGCAGCTCGTCGACGCGCAGTACGGCGCGCTCGGCGTGATCGGACCCGACGGGCGGAGCCTGTCGCAGTTCCTCACCTCGGGCATGACGCGGGAGCAGCGGGAGCGGATCGGGCCCCTGCCGGCCGGGCACGGCCTGCTGGGCGAGCTGATCCGCCACCCGGAACCCCTGCGCCTGAGCGAACTGGGCACGCACGAGGCCTCGTTCGGCTTTCCGGAACACCATCCGCCGATGCGTACGTTCCTCGGCGTGCCGATCCGTGTGCGTGACGAGGTCTTCGGGAACCTCTACCTCACCGACAAGCGGGACGGCCTTGACTTCGACGCGGAGGACGAGTCGGTGATCACGACCCTGGCGGTGGCGGCCGGAGTGGCCATCGACAACGCCCGCCTGTACGAGAGCTCGCAGCGCCAGCACCGCTGGCTCCGGGCGGGCGCCGAGGTCACCAACCAGCTGCTGTCGGGCGACGCCCGCCAGGACGTGCTGGAACTGATCGCGCGCCGGGCCGGAGAGATCACCGGCGCCTGCCTGGCGGAGGTGTCCGCGCCCGTCCCCGGCACGGACGACCTGGTCGTGGAGCTGTCCGTCACCCTCTCCGGGACCGACGGCGGCCTCCAGGGGCTGACCCTTCCGGCCGACGGCACACTGGCCGGCGCGGCCTCGGCGGCGGGCACCCATGCGGTCTCCACCTGCCTGGGCAAGGACCCCCGCTTCCGCACCGACCCCCATGTCGCCGCCGCCCCGGGTCCCGCGGTCGCCGTGCCGCTGGGGGCGGCCGGAGCGGCCGTCCTGCTGCTGGTCCGCGAGGTCGGCGAACCCGCCTTCACGGAGGCGGAGCTGGAGCCGCTGCTCACCTTCGCCGGACAGGCGGCACTCGCCCTGGAACTGGCCGTACGGAGACGGGACGCCGAGCACGTCGCGCTCCTGGAGGACCGGGACCGGATCGCCCGCGACCTCCACGACCTGGCGATCCAGCGCCTGTTCGCCACCGGTATGACGCTCCAGAGCACCGCCCGGCTGATCGAACACACCGGAGCGGCCGAGCGGGTGGCCCGGGCCGTCGACGACCTCGACGAGACCATCAAGATCATCCGGTCCACCATCTTCGGCCTGCGCGCCCGCGACGAGGGCCCCGCGTCCAGCCTGCGCGCCCGGGCCTCCCGCACGGTGGGCGACGCGGTCACCTCCCTCGGCTTCCCGCCCCGGCTCAGCATGGAGGGCCTCCTCGACACCGACGTACCCCTCGATGTGGCCGAACACGTGGTGGCGGCGCTCGGCGAACTCCTCAGCAACGCCGCCCGCCACGCCCACGCCACTCGGGTCGAGGTCAGCCTGAAGGCGACCGCCGACGAGGTGCGCCTGACGGTCGCCGACAACGGCAGGGGCATCCCGGAGCAGAGCCGCCGCAGCGGACTGGACAACCTCGCCGAACGCGCCCGCCAGGTCGGCGGGGCCCTGGAGGTGTCCACGCCCGACGGCGGAGGCAGCCGACTGCTCTGGCGCGCCCCGCTGCGCTGA